In Primulina huaijiensis isolate GDHJ02 chromosome 16, ASM1229523v2, whole genome shotgun sequence, a single genomic region encodes these proteins:
- the LOC140960917 gene encoding uncharacterized protein, with the protein MELPQETEDYLRESIDHSVGLMVSSNTVLDKLRAVEAANLCLRQQYLSLQSKMRDKDEIIERARAEASMNAIALKKFVDENQKLAVECTNLLEQSNKWERECLLYEQDREALMDFANEADEKGKEAESRNQELVEQNKKLLEELQFFKLRSEAHTVDVPDNELHMEQALLDSLLTSMFGKDDFEITALGFLEANSGIEVCSKILKMWSSLKPVTQKIVAMVAEIKNLENNKDHLKVNLHKAEEEVNVLFEACSKLDEENKRLIRQRNREMHISASDGKRGSSTSGKGKRKSSPKTSSPLEKKLDYGDAESQRQPLSPLLSNSPKSRTRKK; encoded by the exons ATGGAACTCCCACAGGAAACGGAAGATTATCTTCGAGAATCAATCGATCACAGCGTAGGCCTCATGGTGTCCTCCAACACTGTGCTTGATAAGCTTCGTGCAGTCGAAGCGGCCAACCTTTGCCTCCGCCAGCAATATCTGTCACTGCAATCCAAGATGAGAGACAAAGACGAAATTATCGAACGGGCTAGG gcTGAGGCAAGTATGAATGCAATTGCTTTAAAGAAATTTGTAGATGAAAACCAAAAATTGGCCGTGGAATGCACCAATTTGTTGGAACAGAGCAACAAATGGGAGAGGGAGTGCTTGCTTTACGAGCAAGATCGTGAAGCATTAATGGATTTTGCAAATGAGGCAGATGAGAAAGGCAAGGAAGCTGAGTCTCGCAACCAAGAATTGGTGGAGCAGAACAAGAAATTGTTAGAAGAGTTGCAATTTTTTAAGTTACGGTCTGAGGCACATACG GTTGATGTGCCTGACAATGAACTGCATATGGAACAAGCGTTACTCGATTCACTATTAACTTCTATGTTTGGCAAGGATGATTTTGAAATAACTGCACTTGGCTTTTTGGAGGCAAATAGTGGAATTGAAGTTTGCTCAAAAATACTGAAAATGTGGAGTAG CCTGAAGCCTGTGACGCAGAAGATTGTAGCAATGGTAGCAGAAATTAAGAACTTGGAAAATAATAAGGATCATTTAAAGGTTAACCTTCATAAAGCTGAAGAGGAG GTGAACGTTCTGTTTGAAGCATGCAGCAAGCTAGATGAGGAAAACAAAAGGTTGATACGACAACGTAACAGAGAAATGCATATTTCTGCTTCCGACGGAAAGCGCGGGAGTAGTACTTCTGGAAAG GGGAAACGGAAGTCTAGCCCGAAAACAAGCAGTCCCCTGGAGAAGAAACTTGATTACGGTGACGCTGAATCACAAAGACAGCCACTTTCGCCTCTGCTTTCTAACTCACCCAAATCTAGAACACGCAAGAAGTAG